In Podarcis muralis chromosome 7, rPodMur119.hap1.1, whole genome shotgun sequence, the genomic stretch tctatAACAATCTTTAAGACTTTTGTGTAAACCACTCCTAGCTTTAAGGGCTCCTGAGACAATTTACAAACCTGGTCCTTCAAGGAAGTGTAATCCCTTGCAGAACAGGATGTGTACCTAGTTTCTGGATAGGAGAACCATTCACCCAAATCACTTCCGTCtcatcaggattcagcctcattTTACTGGCTCCCATCCagttcatcactgcctccttctgATGGAATGGAGAGATAAGAGCTGCGTGTCTTCAGCATACAGTTGACACCACACTCTAAATCCCCAAACAACCGCTCCCAatggtttcatatagatgttaaattgAAAGGAGACAGAATGGACCCTTGCGGGACCCCACAGTCCAAAAGCCATGGAGCCAAGCAACAATCTCCTAGTATTACTTCCTGGTACTGACCCTGCAGGTAGGAATGAAACCATTGCAGTACAGTACTTTCAGGATTGCATTCCCTTTGTCTCTCTCCCAAGAGAGGTCATCGGTCAGAGTAACCAAGACTGATCTGCTGCCAGAACTAGGTCTGAAACCAGACTGGGATGGAGCTAGATAATCAACATCCTACAGGCATACCTGCAGCTGGGTGGCCACCACCCGCTTGATCACCTTGCTGAGGAAAGGAATATTAGAGAGCAGACAGTAGTTCTCAAAAACCTCTGGATGCTGGGAAGACCCTCTTCAAAGTGGTAGCTACGGCCTCACTGTGCAAGGATCCTGTTCACACCTGTAATTCCCTGATGCTCCAGAGACTTTCAATAAACCTGAAACCATTGTGGCATCAAGTTCAGCATGGGTTCAGGTGATTTTACCCTAAAAGTGATTCACAGGTTTCTCCCAGCAGGCTATTGACTGTCAATGATACCACACCGATCTGGACCAGCCGGTTTACCACTCTAAAGAGCTCTGCTGGGAATTCATGCACACACATTGTCAGCATTGGAATTTCATTCTTGTGCCAAGTCTTCATGAGTGATATTTGACTCATTATGTCATTAACACTTAGCCAAGAAACAGACCCTTTCCTTAGAGAGTAGAACTCATGAGGTAAGTGTCATCTTTTCTGACCTAAGAGTTCCTCGGAAAAGACTCATATCCCCACCTCGAGGAAAATGCTAAGAAGGAAGGATTACCAGTTATAAAGGATAAAAACAATGCCTTTGTTCCTTTCCCTGGCTGCCAAGATCACTACCTCTAGTGTGGTTAGCTGTGCAATAGCTTGTTCCTTAATTTTAGTATGAGCAAGAAACTCATGCACCTGCTTCCTGTCAAGTCAAGTGATGAGTGACTCTCCTAATGCAGGGTGAAATTCCTATTCACTAATAACACATTAACGAAATGCTAATAGGATAATCAATAGCAGCTGTATAAACCAGAAACCAAAATGAGTACTGTATTAAAAGTCAAAAGTCCTTCATGCCACACTCCAAAGAGGAGAAAGTGTTCAATAAATGGGGTGATACCCACATATTAGTTCTTCTCGGTTGTGGTCAGAGTCAGACCCTTCCCTCAGTTGGTAAGGACACCTGGAGGAAGACCTCCAAGAGGATCACAAGACAAGGGCAGTTTAATATGAGGGGAAGACATTCCTACAAGACAGATCCCAAGCCATGTAGAGCTTTGAAGGGAAACATCAGCTCTGAACTGCACTCGGGGAAACCAGTGCAGTTCTTGAACAAGGGGGCAACAGTTTCTCAGTGCAAGGTACTAGTTAGCAGCAATCTAGCTGCTGTATTTTGCACTAAAAGCAGTTTCCAAACTGCTGTTTGGAAGGCACCGTAGTCTTcaaaaggtagccccacaaacagcacattacagtggtacctcgggttacagacgcttcaggttacagatgcttcaggttacagactccgctaacccagaaatagtacctcgggttaagaactttgcttcaggataagaacagaaattgtgctgtggcagcgtggcggcagcgggaggccccattagctaaagtggtacctcaggttaagaacagtttcaggttaagaacagacctccagaacgaattaagttcttaacccaaggtaccactgtacagtagtctGTTGAGGAAGGTTCTCTCTGCCCAGAGATGCTGTATTTGTAGGTTTGAAGAAGTTGAACATAACCCTCATTTTCTATTCTGTTTTCAAGCAACCAAAATCCAAGTCCCCAAGTCACTTTCTCATTGGTCTGCCACTGggcaaataaagaaacaaataccTTGATTCTGCCACAAATAATAGGGTGATTACTGAAAAAGTAGCTTATTTTGCTTGTGTGAAGAAAAGCTACACCTTACCAAGATATTACTAATGTTACATGAACTATCCAAATAAATCGTTTTAATTTGTGTATGATGGTTACTTTTATTAAGACctaagaacttcctgacagtaagagctgtttgacagtggaatttgctgccaaggagtgtggtggagtctccttctttggaggtctttaagcagaggcttgacaaccatatgtcaggagtgctctgatggtgtttcctgcttggcagggggttggactcgatggcccttgtggtctattccaactctatgattctattctatggtgACAACAATAAATTACTGGCTTTTATGAACTGATAATTGTTTACTTTCTGTGAATCTACAGCCAAGCAAACTTCTCACCAAGCAACCTGGTGTAATCCAAGTTTCCTTTCATTATGTTGAAAGCCACTGCTCATATTGTGTCATGGTTAGCCACATCCCATTTAATATATAGTCTGTGAGATTCAGAGCCAAGAGTCAGTGTCTGGGGTTATTCAAGCTCCCTAAATCTGTGGCAAGCCTTCAGGTAAAGGATCCAAACAAGTCCATGCTCGTGTTGGTTTTTTTTCCAGGTAAGGTGCATTCTTTTTTAAGGCAAAAAAGAAGAGGGTGGGATTAACTTGCTTATCTAGAGATGATTTATGCACCTGCATAAATGTTATGGATCAGGGAATGCAGCACAGTCCCAAGCCACAAGAATTCCTACGTTGTCTAGCTTGGCTTTAGCCTCATGAATCTTCAGACCATATCCAAGGATTTCTATCCAGCATGACCATCATGTTtgtggctaatgggagttgtactacaaaacatctggaaggacacagaTTAAGAAAGGCTGATCTGGGTGCTGCATTACCAGGGTGCTACTTGTTCCCAACTGCACCTCACCCATTGACCACAGGGGACAGTCAGGATCATAAATGCCAAAgagataatagaatcacagaactgtagagttggaagggaccttgaggatcatctagtccaaccccctgcaatagcaggaatatgtagctgtcccatacagggatcaagcCTGCAAGCTTGGCACCATGCTCTTACCCACTGAGCTATACAGATAATGCTTAAGTATCCTGGCTTTAACCAGCACCTTTTAAATGAGCCTGGAGATGAATGGGGAGACATCTAGGTATGGTGGGAATTGCCAGCATCCCAGTGTGATTTAAGCAGTATGGCCCACCACCACTTACCCTTCCTTTAAGCTAGTGCCCTgcccaaaaatgtatttattctatgtatttcttttttgacAGAGTTGAGCAGCTGCTGAAGTTGAGACGCTTTGCCACAGAGATGAATGATCCAGAGCACCAAGCACTGATGAGAGACCACGAAGGTGCATCATTATTAGTAAATCAGTTTTCTGCACTTTCCCCTCTCAGCCGCTCGGTCCACAGGGTTCTGGTAGCACTGGGCCTTTGTGGCCACTTCAGGAATGGGccatgctgtattattttactgttgttagccgctctaagcccggcttcggctggggagggcgggatataaataaaattttatttatttatttatttatgaatgatGTGCCTTTACCCACAAACTACTGTGCTATTGCATGTTGGCACAGAGTGAGCTAAGCAGAGCAGGGGGCTATTTCAGCCCATCTCACCTCCCTCTTAGCTTCTTCAGATCTTTATGGTACGTGTGCCTCTGAGGAAGCCTTGTGGAGGAAAGAGAAATGacgtgtggcagcagtggtggtATGAGTCTGTAGCCaggctgcttttgttgttgttgtttagtcgtgtccgactcttcgtgaccccatggaccagagcatgccaggcactcctgtcttccactgcctcctgcagtttggtcaaactcatgctggtagctttgagaacactatccaaccatctcgtcctccgtcgtccccttctccttgtgccctccatctttcccaacatcagggtcttttccagggagtcttctcttctcatgaggtggccaaagtattggagtctcagctacaggatctgtccttccagtgagcactcagggctgatttccttcagaatggataggtttgatcttcttgcagtccatgggactctcaagagtctcctccagcaccagaattcaaaagcatcaattcttcggcgatcagccttctttatggtccagctctcacttccatacatcactactgggaaaacggtagctttaactatacggacctttgttggcaaggtgatgtctctgctttttaagatgcttaagTTTCATGCTTAAGCCAGTCAGTGCTACATCTTCCCCGTGGCCCCTGAAGCAGGAGGTTCAACCCCATCTCATTCAGCAGTGGTCCCAGCACAAGGGGCAGGCGGTTAATGATGCCCCTCCCTGATCACCTTTGTTCAGATTGCTACTTTTGCTTTGATAGCGGAATCATCATAGTTCACTGTTGTCACCCAAGGTGTTTTCATGGCTAAGTGCGACATTAAGTCAGCCTTCTGCCTTCTGCAAATCCACTGTTTCATCACCACAATGGGAAGTTCCTCATTAAATAGCAGTTTGGGGCTGTTACAAATCGTGCCTTGACATGGCTGGGGGTGGATGTGACCTGTTCTGGTGCACAATCCTTTTGCATGGCTGCTGCATATACTACTGCTGGCGCTTTGGGTTTTGGCAGCAAGGATATACAGGCCATGGTGGACTTGACATTTGGAGCTTTCCAGCCTTATGTTAGGCCATCTAAGGGCCCACATTGGTTACGGTTCCACCTGACGTGCAGCTCACAGAGCTTACTGGTGTCCACAGCATGGCGTTTTGGGTCAGTCAGAGGGTGTAGAAAACTGCTGAGTTTGAGTTCAGTCTCTGACCTTCAGTGCACTGGACGGGTAGGCGTTGTATGAGGTGTGATTGCCTCTTGCCAACATGGTTTgaccctgtgctgctgcagcacacTTCTCAGATCCTTGTCATTCATGTGGGTGCAACAATTTGGGCTTGCTAAAAGGCAAAACCCTTGTCACCCAAGCCTGCCTTTAACTTCTCCTGTGGCGTGCCTCTTTATTTCACGCCTGTGGTTGCAATAGGAGGTGCCGACTGCAGCTACTATCcacctggttttttaaaaaataatatctttttgctttctttcctgtAAAATGGATTGTGATTGCACAGTTGAAACCCACGAAGCCCTTTACTGCAAAGCCCTGGCAAAGACTCTACAAGAGATTGACCCACCAGTGACAGTGGGATTCTATGCACCATGgggaagaaacaaaagaagactcTTAGATGAAATTGAAAGTAAGTACCCCCAATTCCCATGGGAAAAGAAAAGCCCAGATAAGGAGACAaaatgtaaggagtgtggaaTAAACTGGGGCCAGGAGAAATCAATATTAAGTAATAACGGGTACAGATTAATATAAATGGTGTGCTTCTGCTTTCTTTTACAGGCCACATGCCCacggagggagaggaaggtggaagAAAGTATTCCCTGTTTTCACTCATTTGGCATATGATTCTATGTTACCCTGCTTCTGGTTCAGAAGAATACAAAGGTACCCAGTACATCTTCATCCATTTCGATGCCTGGGAGTATGTGGGATGTGACCACATCTGGGCTGGCATTCTTACAGCGCTGCTTGATGGAATCGAAGGAAAAAACAAAGCACTTTTTACAACATTTATGATCCTTGATGGGCAATCTCTGAAAAAAACTAAGAGAAGGAAATGGGTTTTTAAAGGATGGGGGAAGTTCTTCATTCCTGTTATAATAGGTTTGATTCTTATTTTATTAGCAGTTAGCATGTTGATAAAGGAAGATAATTTAAAGTCGCTCTTTGGATCCACTGCTTTAGTAGGGGCTATTCTGTTTATCGCTCCTTTCATACACGTAATGACAAAGTTCTACTACACACTGAAAAAGAAGCTTCAGATAGAAATTGACAGAAATACCCTCAGTGCCAAGATGGGCTTCATGAACTTTGTGAAAGAAGAAGTGGAAACCATAGCTAATTTCCTCCAGTTCCTGGGATGGATAGAGAATCGAAAGATCCTGGTGGTCCTGAAGATCATGAATTTGGACAGGTGCACACAGGACAAAGTGGTGGATGTTCTGGATGCAATAAACATACTTCTTTCCAACAAAGATGCCCCATTTATCTCCATCTTGGCTGCCGATCCAAGCATCCTTGTGGATTGTattcagaaagaaaagaaaaacacaaatggCTACTTGTACTTAAACCGAATTGTGTCCTTGCCCTTCTCCCTGCCGCATATGACTCCCAAGGACAAATTAAGGCTGTTTAATGAGATCCTGAAAGTGAATTATGAGAATCCAGCTGCATGCTCTTGTGAAGAAAACAACATCAAGATCACGGTGGTAGGTTTAGGAGACCCCAGCTGTAGCGAAAAGTTAAGTATTTGTAAGCACCTGATGAATAATGAATACATTCCAGGGAATTCTGCGCAACTgaagagggtggtgaacacagtcCTGACCATCTTGTCCATCACCAAGATGGAATCGAAGGCTCCTTGGAAATATGAGGAAAAAATTGACATCAGAGAGGTGATAGACTGGGTTGTTCTTTGCAACGGCTGGCCTTGCCGCCTGAGCTGGATTTTGCAATGTCTGGATGATGCCCGATACCGAAGAAAGCTTGAGGAAAGCCAGAGGAGGGAAGCAGATAGACAAGGAAGAAATCTGCTATGGAGGGAGACAGAGGAAGATGGCAAAACATTACTGGAGATTTATGATGACCATGAGCCAGCACTGGCTAAGATTAAGAATGATATCCAAAAACTTCTGGAACTTGATGGAGATCCAGATCTGTTCAGAAGCTTCCTGGTCACCAGGTCCCATATCACAGCAAAGTGGGCCAGATATTTGGCAAATTACCTGATCAGTTTGGATCTCTCTTTGAAAAGGCCGTTTGAGTTGCTACGGGGCCTGAACAGCATaacagcagaggaagaaaaagcagaGAAAGAAACAGTAGACGAAAAGGCAGCAAGTCACCATCCATTGGGGGGAGAAAGACTTTGTGCTGGCAATCACGCAATGTCTgttcccacctgccttgcccgACGCCCCACCTCTAGGAGTATTCTTCATAAGGAAGCTGTTCTGAGAGGAAGAAATGTGAGGGGGGAAAGACTCTGTGCTGGCCATGaggcaatggctttttccacccGCCTTACCCGACGCCCCAGCCCTAGAAGTCTCCTTCATATGGGAGGTGTTTTCAGAGGAAGAATTATGAGGGGGGAGAGACTTTGTGCTGGGCATCAGTCAAAGGCTTTTTCCACCCGCCTTGCCCGACACCCCAGCCCTAGGAGTCTCCTTCATAAAGGAGCTGTTTCCGAAGGAAGAATTATGAGGGGGGAGAGACTTTGTGCTGGCCATCAGACAATGAattttcccacctgccttgccccaccctcccgTCTTTCCCAGACCGTGACTTTAAGAAAAGCAGAAACATCTGAGATGAGAGAAGATGagttcagaaatatttttttaaaatgagttgTTTCTCAACTTGATCCTTTTACAAggttttgtatgtattgtggtattttattCATTGTGAATTGCTGTTACTTTTACTGATTATggtttagtaattatttattgtaattgttgagagtgaatttctgtttaattattatttgctgatacaTAATGTTATTGTATATGTAATGGATTattgaatgttactttatttgatataaattgtttattttaaagatatatttttatgatgacttttttgtattggatcaaaTTGATATAAGGTGTGTGTtatctttgttgtatattttgttgttccttcagcttgtaaacagccttatgtatgttgttgttgtttagtcatttagtcgtgtccgactcttcgtgaccccatggaccagagcacgccaggcacctctgtcctccactacctcccgcagtttggtcaaactcatactggtaacctcgaaaacactatcaaCTAACCAGCCTTATGTATActaatatagaaaggcggtatacaaattaaaagtgaaatgaaatcaaGAACAGTGTCACTACAGCAAGCCACAACCCAAACAGTTTGAAAATGCATATGGCTACAGGTGTGAGACAGCCTTCTGCAGTTGTGCTGgtcgaggctgatgggagttgtagtgcaagacatctggagggcaccaggttgaggaaggcaggGCTTAGAGAGTCGAAGGACTCTTCCACTTCTCATTTCTCAAAAGGGTtaaaagcagtgctatttttctagaaaaagagatgccggaactcaccatgaacacctccacttagaatggcaatggcgtctACCTGAGGGGTGTCAGAACTGAggggtgtcagaactgagttctagtGAGTTCCAGGGCTGATAAAAAGCCCTAGTTAAAAGAACCAAACACAAAAATACCCCAGAACCACCAATATCCATGACCCAGAAATTAAACCTCAACCAATACTAGCTAGACATTTGGTAGACAATTTTAACAACCCTGGATCAATACTGGTTTACCAATTAGGATGTTAAGTCAACTCTCACATCATTATATCTCAAATGCTCCTATCTCTGTGTTTCTTACACAGGAGGCTGTCAAAGAAGGCATTAAAAAGCAACAAGACAAATACTTTTAACATGCATTGTTTTAAATCAGTAGTTAATATACCGAAATGGCAGAGCTTGAAACTCAGATGGGAATCTCCCCCACCAAACCCTGAAATGGCACTGCTGCATGTGTATCACTGGAAAAGGAAACACTGTGAAAATTAGGGGGTCTGTTGTCTTTTCGGGACCTACCTGAAGACCCTCTTGTCAATAAGCTATTTCCCAGTCTGCATTTGTATTGGGGTTGTTTTTGGATATTTTAATTCTTATTTGTTTGCCGTCCTGGGCTCTTCTCAACTGGGCAGGAGGAGGGTGTTCTAAAAGTGGGAGATATTGACAACAGCACATGGTCAGATCATTTTCTGTTGAGATTTATGTAGGTATAGTTAAGGCAACATTTCAGCACCTgtgtttttgtttaggcaagcctacttaGATATATGGATGGtgatgtattttaatttattttactgttaatctttcaattcattttaattactgtttttaactgttgtttacgataattttaatatttcttgtaagcaCCTTAAAAGCGTCAATACAataaagtggtatatacattttattaaataaaccaacaagtgctggtgtgtgtgtgtgtgtgtattgaagTATTCATATTTAACTATAAATGTCATGGAACATAATGTTGGTGAATTTGCTCTCTGATTTCCAGGATTAGTAAAAGAGTGTTATGGGCTAGAATTGATATCTGGACCCAGCCCAATACACTTTGATGTTTGAAGCAGGTTATTAGCAGTGTTGAACATGCCAGAACACAGTTCCACCaccttttttggaggggaggagacAGGGCGGCTCTCGGACCTGTCAGAACATTGCgcctccttccctaagctgggcaaaCGTTTTCTGAGCTtagggaaggaggcgtgaggctcTGACAGGATCCTggagccctgctgcctcctttCCAAAACTGGGAGGGCTTTAGGCAGGATGGCTCTTGGACCCCCTCAAAGCATCGTGCCTCCTCTAAGCTGTGCAAATACTTCCCAGGATTGAGGTAGGAGCTGCAAGCCTGTGCCCCAGCAGAATGTCGGATGGTATGACCCTGTGGTGAAAATAAGCATGCAGAGTCAGGTACTGAGAGTGCAGAAAAAGTTGTGGTATTGCCGCAAGTCATTATCATGCACCGTGTAATAACTATATACCAAGATCATAATGAAGTTTCAGTAGAACATGCATTTGTTTAACATATAATTGTTTCTCCTGGCCTCAGGGAAAATTTGTGCCCAgagagtactggcacctttttttttgcagaaacaaAGCACTGCCTATAAgatccccacccctcaccccattCCCATGTATAAATTCTGGCAGTTAAATCTGACTTCAGCTCCGGCAATGGGTCAGCATTCCCCACTGCATCCAAGGGCAGCAGGCTAACTTAGTGAGTGCAGAAGAGGGCATGTGGCCCTCCAACTAACAGGAAGAGCTGGAGGGGCTGGCCCTGCTTTACTCCCACCCGCAGCACATGCcacctgaagcagttgcctcactcGGCCAGATGATAGGGCAATAATAGAAATGGTGGGAATATGAAAATCATTTCAAAAGAGATTACACATGCCTTTTCTGACTGCTTCACCCCTATCCAGCACCTATGGGTGAGGCTCGAGATCTGTGTGTGCAGAGGACAACAGAAGCATTttgggagaggcagagaggcacagagagaaacagaaggaaaagaaataataatattaatttattatttataccccacccatctggcggggttttcccagctactctgggcggctcccaactgaatattaaaacacagcattaaacattaaaaacttccctaaacagggctgccttcagatgtcttttaaaagtaagatagttgcttattgccttgaagggagggtgttccacagggtgggcaccactaccgagaaggccctctgcctggtttcctgtaacctcacttctcacagtttgGGCGATTATATCTTGGGGAGTGCTGGATCCAGGGAATTTGATTGTGAGGTAGTAAATTTACTGTGGGAAAGAACACTGTGCTGTTTGCCTCTTCCTGTGCTCATCTTGTATAATTGTGCATAAATACAAACATTGCAAACTCACATAAGCATCCAGtgatctctctctccttccaggaAAGCAGCACCCCTGAAACCTCTTGCCATTTCGGGAAGTGGGGCACCTGTAAAAATAATGTGTGAAACTCTGCAAATTGGTACAATTTATATTTGAAACtctatgatttattttttaatggagaCACAATTTAGGTTTTCTTTCCCAATGTAGAAGAGAAAGGTGCCCTGGTTCTCTGGAGGGACAGGAAACGGGGAGCAAAAAACATATTTGGTGTTAAGAAGGAAGTGGGGTCTTTGAATGGAGCCCaaatacatttacagtggtacctcgggttaagaatttaattcgttctggaggtcggttcttaacctgaaactgttcttaacctgaggtaccactttagctaatggtaccacgcaatttctgttctcatcctgaagcaaagttcttaacccgaggtagtatttctgggttagtggagtctgtaacctgaggtactactgtatatggtACACTTgaggttttcatagaatcatagagttggaatagaccacaagggtcatcgagtccaaccccctgccaagcaggaaacaccatcagagcactcctgacatatggttgtcaagcctctgcttaaagacctccaaagacggagactccaccacactccttggcagcaaattccactgtcgaacagctcttactgtcaggaagttcttcctaatgtttaggtggaatcttctttcttgtagtttggatccattgctccgtgtccgcttctctggagcagcagaaaacaacctttctccctcctctatgtgacatccttttatatatttgaacatggctatcatatcaccccttaacctcctcttctccaggctacacatgcccagctcccttagccgttcctcataaggcatcgtttccaggcctttgaccattttggttgccctcctctggacacgttccagtttgtcagtgtccttcttaaactgtggtgcccagaactggacacagtactccaggtgaggtctgaccagagcagaatacagtggcactattacttcccttgatctagatgctatactcctattgatgcagcccagaattgcattggcttttttagctgccgcgtcacactgttggctcatgtcaagtttgtggtcaaccaagactcctagatccttttcacatgtactgctctcaagccaggtgtcccccatcttgtatttgtgcctctcattttttttgcccaagtacaatactttacatttctccccgtTAAAGTTCATCGGTTTTACCCCAAGCTGGGCAATATTTGCCACACAGATTGGTGACCTCAAGCGAATGCTCACCTGCTAACACTTCCTGTCATATATAAATTGCAGCGAGATGAGAGCGTTGGTGTCCATGGCTCAGGAGAAATGGGGCACTGGGAGCCTAGCAGGGTTTATGACAACCCTGCAGTGTGGTCCAATACTACAAATATTATCTTTGTGGTTTATGGCAGCCCTGTCATATCACTGTAAGATGGTCCACACTGAACATGGGTCTCGGACCTGGAAGCGAGCAGCTTATGACAGGCCTGAACTCTTAGCCCACTGTTCATATTTTCATATGGCAGATTGAGCGGAGCTTTGAAATTAAAacgtcttcttccttccttccgcaCGTCAGTCACACAAGCGAAGCTTTCCTCGGTCCTAAA encodes the following:
- the LOC144328280 gene encoding NTPase KAP family P-loop domain-containing protein 1-like, coding for MDCDCTVETHEALYCKALAKTLQEIDPPVTVGFYAPWGRNKRRLLDEIESHMPTEGEEGGRKYSLFSLIWHMILCYPASGSEEYKGTQYIFIHFDAWEYVGCDHIWAGILTALLDGIEGKNKALFTTFMILDGQSLKKTKRRKWVFKGWGKFFIPVIIGLILILLAVSMLIKEDNLKSLFGSTALVGAILFIAPFIHVMTKFYYTLKKKLQIEIDRNTLSAKMGFMNFVKEEVETIANFLQFLGWIENRKILVVLKIMNLDRCTQDKVVDVLDAINILLSNKDAPFISILAADPSILVDCIQKEKKNTNGYLYLNRIVSLPFSLPHMTPKDKLRLFNEILKVNYENPAACSCEENNIKITVVGLGDPSCSEKLSICKHLMNNEYIPGNSAQLKRVVNTVLTILSITKMESKAPWKYEEKIDIREVIDWVVLCNGWPCRLSWILQCLDDARYRRKLEESQRREADRQGRNLLWRETEEDGKTLLEIYDDHEPALAKIKNDIQKLLELDGDPDLFRSFLVTRSHITAKWARYLANYLISLDLSLKRPFELLRGLNSITAEEEKAEKETVDEKAASHHPLGGERLCAGNHAMSVPTCLARRPTSRSILHKEAVLRGRNVRGERLCAGHEAMAFSTRLTRRPSPRSLLHMGGVFRGRIMRGERLCAGHQSKAFSTRLARHPSPRSLLHKGAVSEGRIMRGERLCAGHQTMNFPTCLAPPSRLSQTVTLRKAETSEMREDEFRNIFLK